In one window of Bacteroidota bacterium DNA:
- a CDS encoding ATP-dependent Clp protease adaptor ClpS, giving the protein MNFEEENINPDLNNQSEEESDIYSLVLYNDDINSFEFVIESLIDICEFEDIPAEQLTLLAHFKGKSTIKIGDKIYLSALKEQFEELGLTVEVV; this is encoded by the coding sequence ATGAACTTTGAAGAGGAAAACATAAACCCAGATTTAAATAATCAATCAGAAGAGGAGTCTGATATTTATTCATTGGTTCTTTATAACGATGACATTAATTCTTTCGAATTTGTTATTGAAAGTTTGATTGATATCTGTGAATTTGAGGATATTCCAGCAGAACAGCTAACACTCCTTGCACATTTTAAGGGAAAGTCCACAATTAAAATTGGAGATAAAATATACCTCTCTGCACTTAAAGAACAATTTGAAGAACTAGGATTGACAGTAGAAGTGGTGTAG